From a single Phaenicophaeus curvirostris isolate KB17595 chromosome 8, BPBGC_Pcur_1.0, whole genome shotgun sequence genomic region:
- the LOC138723353 gene encoding LOW QUALITY PROTEIN: tudor domain-containing protein 5-like (The sequence of the model RefSeq protein was modified relative to this genomic sequence to represent the inferred CDS: deleted 1 base in 1 codon; substituted 1 base at 1 genomic stop codon) produces MTILTFMQNQTETGKVIMMNRKDKMVRSHSQMPRPGDFTPREKYKRTVLAEASSQNTDSLTSARARQLQCWPLPKPGACEPFALPGAGSEMEPCFPVGPRLESSLQAEDLQAPSGVQGFGRSNLLADLGAQKSVGRGGGGSALAEEEEKEGIRGPGSSVKEVRSLLITDKEGLTPAQLEREYMAMMGKPLPLRDLGFQSTLELVAKMPDVVRICPQEKGTFILKAIADETTKGIAKLVARQEESVKSRKNDAVKARAAFPSRNTKCLPRKASAPVLPATGKAELQDLLSSSPLLLRNFERAYRRRFGRPFQYRRYGFVSVFQVLESVSDIIVVEQTKAGSLLTLRKXLEGETAKEEVLQGGAHKEVPEAAPAIEMPPLEPIRDAKWFHLPAEEKSEPVEGQALDMSDVLKQCQDLDLKLSIFNLATTPEIPPDAVQDRSLCSFPPLERLCLVGVFVECIISPSRFYMQACHAETSDKLQDMMFEMRHCYLSKLVSDRSVMPESSVRPGQLCCVTVSKWWYRVIIHRVINDQEAEVFYADYGNLGIVRRFAWKWFSGLALILKPRRGGSSGICHLFLCDAATKDDIYFHAVLSSRGCADICGKKVPSQGFEEVNPSALYLEPSRKQENAEPVEPHLRSQQESLNVNSDIASSKLDEDELWEQVRWHLSAEEELEGDVWPALDEASVQSTRDRDPEPAQEDTKESPPELITEAKTLPSLEESSIPVVFFKSVEDIYTYSRQPRGMSQDDPDRTERFPNEAQRLALHPAVLLMAAPFMLDDHNSTNRFVGKEEVRNRLAQKCRGWPVRCQRAV; encoded by the exons ATGACCATTCTCACCTTCATGCAGAACCAGACAGAAACGGGGAAGGTCATTATGATGAACAGGAAAGACAAGATGGTCAGAAGCCACTCACAGATGCCCAGACCTGGAGACTTTACTCCTAGGGAGAAATACAAAAGGACCGTGTTAGCAGAGGCCAGCTCCCAAAATACCGACAGCCTGACAAGCGCCCGGGCCCGTCAGCTTCAGTGTTGGCCTTTGCCTAAACCCGGCGCGTGTGAACCATTTGCTCTCCCTGGAGCTGGCTCAG AAATGGAGCCGTGCTTCCCCGTGGGGCCTCGACTAGAGAGCAGCCTTCAGGCTGAAGACCTGCAGGCACCAAGCGGTGTCCAAGGGTTTGGAAGGAGCAATTTGTTGGCTGACCTGGGAGCCCAGAAGTCCGTCGGGAGAG gaggcggcggctccgccctcgcggaggaggaggagaaggagggaattaggggcccagggagctctgtg AAGGAGGTGAGGTCGCTGCTTATTACCGATAAAGAGGGTTTAaccccagcacagctggagagg gagtACATGGCCATGATGGGCAAACCTCTCCCTCTACGTGACCTGGGCTTCCAATCCACCTTGGAGCTGGTGGCAAAAATGCCTGACGTTGTCAGAATCTGTCCTCAGGAGAAAGGCACGTTTATCCTCAAAG CCATTGCAGATGAGACCACCAAAGGTATTGCAAAACTGGttgccaggcaggaggaaagtgTTAAGTCACGAAAGAATGATGCTGTGAAGGCAcgtgctgcttttccctctagGAACACAAAGTGTCTCCCTCGCAAAGCCAGTGCTCCCGTCCTGCCAGCGACTGGgaaggctgagctgcaggatcTGCTGAGTTCCTCACCACTTCTGCTCAGGAACTTTGAGAGGGCCTATCGCAGACGCTTTGGCCGGCCGTTCCAGTATAGGCGATATGGATTTGTCTCTGTATTTCAAGTCCTTGAAAGTGTGTCCGATATCATTGTTGTTGAGCAGACAAAAGCAGGTTCCTTGCTGACCCTGAGGAAGTAGCTGGAAGGTGAGACAGCGAAGGAAGAGGTGCTGCAAGGTGGGGCGCACAAAGAGGTGCCAGAAG CTGCACCTGCAATTGAGATGCCTCCTTTGGAACCCATCCGTGATGCCAAGTGGTTTCACCTGCCGGCAGAAGAGAAGTCAGAGCCGGTGGAAGGACAAGCACTAGATATGAGTGATGTCCTCAAACAA TGTCAAGATTTAGATTTGAAGCTGTCAATCTTCAATCTGGCAACGACTCCAGAAATTCCCCCTGATGCTGTTCAGGACAGAAGCCTTTGCAGTTTCCCACCATTGGAGCGCTTGTGTTTGGTGGGAGTCTTTGTGGAATGTATAATCTCTCCTAGCCGGTTCTACATGCAAGCGTGCCACGCAGAAACATCCGATAAACTCCAGGATATGATGTTTGAGATGAG ACACTGTTACTTGAGTAAACTTGTTTCTGATCGTTCTGTCATGCCTGAGTCTTCAGTACGTCCTGGACAGCTTTGCTGTGTAACGGTCTCAAAATGGTGGTACCGCGTTATCATCCACCGCGTGATCAATGACCAAGAAGCAGAGGTGTTCTACGCAGATTACGGAAACCTGGGAATCGTCCGAAGGTTTGCCTGGAAATGGTTCTCAGGATTAGCT CTGATCTTAAAacccagaagaggaggaagttCTGGCATTTGTCATCTCTTCCTGTGTGACGCAGCCACTAAGGACGATATCTACTTCCACGCTGTCTTGAGCAGTAGGGGATGTGCTGACATCTGTGGGAAGAAGGTTCCTTCCCAG GGATTTGAGGAAGTGAATCCTTCAGCCTTGTATCTTGAGcccagcagaaagcaggagaatgCTGAACCCGTGGAGCCACACCTTCGCTCGCAGCAGGAATCTTTGAACGTAAATAGTGACATAGCAAGCTCGAAGCTGGATGAGGATGAACTGTGGGAACAGGTGAGA TGGCACCTCTCTGCTGAGGAGGAGTTAGAGGGGGATGTGTGGCCAGCTTTGGATGAAGCCAGTGTCCAAAGCACAAGGGACCGAGACCCTGAACCTGCCCAGGAGGATACAAAAGAAAGTCCTCCAGAGCTCATCACAGAGGCTAAG ACACTTCCCTCTCTTGAAGAGTCCTCAATACCCGTTGTCTTCTTCAAGTCGGTGGAAGACATTTATACCTACTCCAGGCAACCAAGAGGAATGAGCCAAGATGACCCTGATCGGACAGAAAGATTTCCCAACGAGGCCCAACGTCTTGCTCTGCATCCCGCTGTTCTACTTATGGCAGCGCCATTTATGCTGGACGACCATAACAGTACGAATAGATTTGTCG ggaaagaggaagtgAGGAACAGACTTGCCCAGAAGTGCCGAGGTTGGCCTGTGCGGTGCCAGCGGGCTGTGTGA
- the LOC138723354 gene encoding cell division cycle protein 20 homolog: MIQLPGSGVDGLGENPSRAPKDPSWDNQDPSRDTQDPSKATSTHRTSKQPPRTPGKRGSKMQRSQTTARPDRYIPSRRALRMEVAKFLLSQEQDPALVSPTKKARQKAWAVRLNGFDVEEAKILSLSGKAPSPAAGFQNNVTALCGHEVMPGCGRRKGRYIPCAPERVLDAPDIRDDYYLNLLDWSSQNLLALALDTTVYLWHHVSGEIINLMETEHVADYVSSVSWGNGGSCLAVGLSNGEVQLWDVERRKRVRTLSSHVSRVGCLSWNSYILSSGARSGCIQHHDVRVAQHQVATLAGHTREVCGLKWSPNGRFLASGGDDHVVNIWPSSQGGRGGFAPAQSFRQHQGAVKAVAWCPWQPSVLATGGGGGDKRIRLWNVSSGTCLGNIDARSQVCSIMWSTTYKELISRHGSTENQLVIWKYPAMSKVTELQGHTARVLSMALSPDGETVASAAADETLRLWRCFAVDPIRKKEREKADIVQSSFIRQAIR, encoded by the exons ATGATCCAGCTCCCGGGCTCTGGCGTGGATGGACTGGGCGag AATCCCTCACGAGCCCCGAAGGACCCCTCTTGGGacaaccaggacccctctagagacacccaggatccctctaaagccaccagcacccacaggacGTCTAAACAGCCAcccaggaccc CAGGTAAACGAGGATCCAAAATGCAGAGGAGCCAAACGACCGCTCGGCCAGATCGCTACATTCCCAGCCGTCGCGCTCTGAGGATGGAGGTGGCCAAGTTCCTCCTgagccaagagcaggaccctgcCTTGGTGTCACCCACCAAGAAG GCGCGCCAGAAAGCCTGGGCAGTGAGGCTGAACGGCTTCGATGTGGAAGAGGCAAAGATCCTGAGCCTCAGTGGAAAGGCTCCGAGCCCTGCGGCAG GCTTTCAGAACAACGTCACAGCGCTCTGCGGGCACGAGGTGATGCCTGGGTGCggcaggaggaagggcagaTACATTCCCTGCGCGCCAGAGCGGGTCCTGGATGCCCCAGACATCCGTGATGACTATT ATCTGAATCTCCTGGACTGGAGCTCTCAAAACCTCCTGGCGCTGGCTCTGGACACCACTGTCTACCTGTGGCACCACGTCTCTGGGGAGATCATCAACCTCATGGAGACGGAGCACGTAGCTGATTACGTTTCCTCTGTGTCATGGGGTAACGgaggcagctgcctggctgttggCTTGAGCAACGGTGAGGTCCAG CTGTGGGACGTGGAGCGTCGGAAACGTGTCCGCACGCTGAGCAGCCACGTGTCCCGTGTCGGGTGTCTCAGCTGGAACAGCTACATCCTGTCCAG CGGGGCTCGCAGCGGCTGCATCCAGCACCACGACGTCAGAGTCGCTCAGCACCAGGTGGCCACGCTTGCTGGTCACACGCGGGAGGTGTGTGGCCTCAAGTGGTCTCCAAACGGCCGCTTCCTCGCCAGTGGTGGTGACGACCACGTGGTGAACATCTGGCCGAGCAGCCAGGGGGGCCGTGGAGGATTTGCTCCAGCGCAGAGCTTCCGTCAGCACCAGGGTGCTGTCAAG GCTGTGGCGTGGTGTCCGTGGCAGCCCAGCGTTCTGGCCACTGGAGGCGGAGGCGGCGACAAACGCATCCGCCTCTGGAACGTGTCTTCTGGCACCTGCCTGGGCAATATCGATGCCCGCTCCCAG GTCTGTTCCATCATGTGGTCGACCACCTACAAGGAGCTCATTTCGCGCCACGGCTCCACAGAGAATCAGCTGGTGATCTGGAAGTATCCAGCCATGTCCAAGGTCACTGAGCTGCAAG GTCACACGGCGAGAGTCTTGAGCATGGCTCTGAGCCCCGATGGCGAAACAGTGGCCTCGGCTGCTGCGGATGAAACGCTGCGACTCTGGCGCTGCTTTGCGGTGGATCCCatcaggaagaaggagagagagaaggcagacaTAGTCCAGAGCAGCTTCATTCGCCAGGCCATACGATGA